From SAR202 cluster bacterium:
AACTTGAGCCTGTGCGGGTGCTGCGCCATGTACTCTTGCGAGTAGAAGAAGATCAGCGTGCCCATACCCGCCACCAGAAGCGTGAAGAACATGGAATACCCATCGAGCAGGAAGGAGAAGTTTACGCCGGCGTCGCCCACCCATCCATAGCTGAAATGGACAAATCCGCCGTCGGCTATCCGGGGCAGGTAAGCCAGCGCCAGCCCAAAGAGCGCCGCCGTCACCATTGCCGATAGCCACCCAAGCCGCTCTTGCAGCGCCTTTGGCAGAAAAGGCGCCGCTATGCCGGCGCCCGCGGGTAGTGCAAAGAATATTGGCAGCATTTATGTAACGTAGACTCAGATTAGTCTATCAGGTGGCCTCTACCCCAAGAAGCCTCTTGAGCATCAATTTCCGTCAGTTGCCCCCTTTGTGCCCGTTTCTTGACACCCCTACTCCCCATCTTTAATATCGGCCTCACTTACCATCGCCCCAGGGCCAAACCCTGCGCGAAGCAAAGGGGAGGAAATTGTGAAGGAAATCAAGATTAACCGGAAAAAGTCCCTGGCCCAGGAACCCAAGACCGGCCATAACCGGTGGCACCCTGACATCCCGCCCGTCGTCGAGGCCGACCAGGGCGAAGAAGTCGTCCTCGAGACCCGCGACGCCCTGGACGGCCAGCTTAACCCTAAAAGCACCGAAAAAGACTTCGGCAATATCAACGCCGGCTACGTCCACCCACTCACCGGCCCCGTTTATGTCAAGGGCGCTGAGCCCGGCGACCTCCTGGAAGTCGACTTCGTGGACATCATCCCCCAGCCCTGGGCCTTTACCTGCATCATGCCCGGCCTCGGATTCCTGCGGGACGTCTTCACCACCCCCTTCATGGTCCACTGGAAAATCGCCGACGGCTTCGCCACCTCTAAGCAGCTCCCCAACGTAAAAATCCCCGGCGCATCCTTCATGGGCGTCTCCGGCGTTGCGCCCTCTCTTAATCAGGTCAAGTCCTGGACCAAGCGTGAAGCCGACCTCATCAAGCGCGGCGGTTTTGTCTTCCCTCCCGACCCGGGCGGCTCCGTCCCTGCCTCCGGCCCCGCCGCCAAAGACGGCCTCCGCACCCTCCCCCCTCGAGAGAACGGCGGCAACTTTGATGTGAAGCAGCTCTCCAAAGGCTCCAAGCTGTACCTCCCCGTGGCTGTGGATGGCGCCCTCTTCTCCACCGGCGACGGCCACTTCGCCCAGGGCGACGGCGAGGTCTGCGTCACCGCCGTCGAGATGGCCGCCACCTGCGCCGTCAAGTTCAAGGTCTATAAGGGCGAGGCCAAGGCAAAGAACATCCAGTGGCCTCGATTCTCTCGCCGCTCCTACTTCGTCGATGCCAAATTCGCCGCGCCCCAGCGCTTCATCGCCACCATGGGTATGCCCATCAAGCCCGACGGCTCCAACCAGGGCGAGGACGTGACCCTGGCGGCCCGCAACGCCGTCCTCAACATGATCGACCTCCTTCAGGAGCGCGGCTACTCTAAAGAGCAAGCCTACTGCATCTGCTCCGTGGCCGCCGACCTACGCATCAGCAACGTGGTGGACGTCCCCAACTACACCGTCTCCGCCCTCCTCTCAGAAGACATCTTCACCAAGTAACCATCGCCCTCTATCCGCATCACACAAGTAGGGCCGCTACGATGTATCGTGGCGGCCCTACGACTTTTCCTCCTCGACCTACCGCCATTTCTCTAGGCGGCAAGGTCGCCTCGCCTTCTTCCCGTACCCTCACCTGCTCAGCGACGCCGTCTTCAAAATATACCCCCGCCTATCCTCCGGATAATGCTCCGCCAGGCTGAACGTCCGCCCCGTCTGCAGCGACGGGAACCCGTACTTCTCCCTCGCCTTGTCAAAGGCCCTGGACAGCTCCAGCCACCGCTCCTCCTCGCCTCTGAACAGGCTCCCCTGCAACGCCTCTTCCACCAGCTCCCCCACGCTCACTCCTACCAGCCGCACCATCATTTTCCGCTCCTTGAGCGTCCGCAGCACTATCGACTCCGCCGCCTCATACAGCCCCTGGTCGTGGCATATCGGCGTCTTCAGCGTCACCTGGTGGCCGATGGTCTCAAAGTCGGAAAACCGCACCGTCGCGCTCACCCGCCGAGCCTTCTTCTGCTCCTTCCGCAGCTCGTTCCCCACCCGCTCCGTCAAATACCGCAGCGTCGCCAGTATAAAGTCCACCTCTCGAGTATCTTTATGAAATGTGGTTGACCTGCCTATCGACTTCGGCGCCATCGGCCCCTGCACCGGCGCGTGATCGATGCCGTTGGCCCAGCGATGCAGCAGGTCCCCCCAGGCCCCAAACGTCCGGCGCAGCGCCGTCTCCGGCAGCCGTGCCACCTCCCCCACCGTCTTCACCCCCAACTTCACGCGAAGCGTCTGCGCCGTCCGTTCCCCTACCCCCGGCAAGTCCTCCAACTCCAGCGGCGCCAGGAACCGCGCGTCCTCCCCGGGCAGCACCTCCACCAGCCCGTCGGGCTTCCCCCGGTCGCTGGCCACCTTGGCTGTAATCTTGGACGACCCTATCCCCACCGACACCACCACCTTCAGCTCCTTCCGCACCCGCTCTTTTATCTCCCTCGCTACTTTTACCAGCGGCCCGTAAAGCCTCTCGAACCCTGTCATATCCATATACGCCTCGTCCATCCCCAGAGGCTCAATGAACGGGCTGTACTCCCCTAGCATCTTCAAAAACTTATCCGACACCTCCGAATACCGCTCGTACCGCCCCACCAGATATATCGCGTGAGGACACAGCTTGTACGCCTGCGTCAGCGGCATCCCCGCCCTCAAGCCGTAGGGCCTCGCCTCATATGACGCGCAGGTCACCACCCCTCGGCTGTTGGCCTCCCCGCCCACCACCACTGCCTTCCCTACCAACGACGGATCGTGCGCCCTCTCCACCGCGACGAAGAAAGCGTCCAGGTCCATGTGGAACACCCTGGGCTGCTCCATCACCCCTCCTTTCTCCCAATCGTCTGGGATCGGGCATAGCAAGGGACTTAGGTGTCGACAGCTCTTATTTTAGAACATTTGTTGTGCTTGTCAACCCGCCTGCCTGCTGGTTCTTTGACCGTTGCCTCTGCTGATTGACACCACCCCTCGCCAGTGATAGAACCCTTGTTAGACGGCCGTTAAAGGGAGGCCCCTATGTACCAAGGCTACAAAATCATCGACGCCGACGCCCACTTCTTCGAGCCCATCGACATCTGGGACCGCTATATCGACCCTGAATTTTATAACCGCCGTCCCATCGTCACCGAGTACGACGGCCGCGCCCGCATGCGGTATAAGGAAGACGGCGTCCTCTTCACCAGGTCCAAGATCATCTCCGGATCCAAACGGTACAAGACCATGGAGCAGAAGTACGGCCATGCCTGGCGTTCCTGGTGGAGCCTGGAGAGCCGTCTTATCGACATGGACACCTTTGGCTGGGATATCCAGGTCTGTCTCGCTACCAACGGATTCCTCGGCTCCCTCCTCTCCCGCAAAGACCTCCAGTACGGCGCCTCCTTGGTGCGCGGCTTCAACAACTGGGCCCACGACTTCTGCTCCGGCGCCCCCGACCGGGTCAAATTTGTCGCTGCCCTCCCAGGCGGTGACCCCGGCGAGTCTGCCAAAGAGGCCCGACGCGCCGTGGACCAGCTCGGCGCCGTCTCTGTCGTCATCGAGACCGCCGCCCCGGGCCGTATGTGGCACCAGCCTGATTACGACCCCCTCTGGCAGGCCGCCATCGACCTGGACTTCCCCATCTCCATCCACGGCAACCAGTCCATGAGCGGCGAGCCCGCCTCCTTCGCCCGCTATGACAGCATGGGCGGCCCCTTTATCGCCCTCCATCACGCCATTAACTTCTCCGTCGAAGACATGATCGCCATGGGCCACTTCATGCTCTCCGGTATCCTGGACCGATATCCCACCCTGCGCCTCTCTTTCCTGGAAGGCAACGCCGGCTGGGTCCCCTTCTGGCTCAACCGCCTCGAAAAGTGCGTTGAGGGCCGCCAAGCCGTCACCTTCGACGCCGAGCCCCTGAAGGCCTCCCCCTTCGAGTACTTCCACCGCCAGTGCTTCATCGCCGCCGACGCCGACGAGCCAACCCTCAAGTCCACCGTCGAGCACATCGGTGACGAAGCTGTGGTCTTCAACACCGACTACCCCCATGCTGACGCCCCCAACCCCTCCGAGCCTGTCCCCCAGATGATCGCCCAACCCCTGCCCGATAGCTCCAAACGCAAGATTTTTTGGGACAACTCCATCCGCCTCTACGGCCCTCGTCTGCTTAACGGCAAAAAGTAGCCCCTCTGGAATTTGAAAAGGCCCTCCAAATGCATTTGGAGGGCCTTTTCTTTTATCAGTCGGCAAACGATGATTCAGGCTTCAAACGCCCTCCGGAAAAAGTCATACAGCACCTGCGGCGTCGGTTCCCCCCTGGCATGGAGATCGTGCCCCATCCCATAATATCCCGTTACCGCCACCGTCGCCCCGTTGTCGCTCAGTAGCTTCGCCAGCGCCAGCGCGTTCTTCTCAAACGGCACCTGCGGGTCCCTGTCCCCATGAAAAATCGCCACCTTAGGCAGCGACTTAACAATCGCCTCACCACTAGCCTGAATCATCAGCCGGGTCTGCGCCAGCGGGTCGTGCCCCGCCGTCGCCGACACCACCACATCCAGCGGCGTGTCCTTCGACATGCCATAGGCCTCGCATATCAGCTCCCGTCGATGCGGCGCCATGCTCTCCAGCGACACCACCGCATGGGTCAGCGCCACCGCCCGTACCTTCCCTAGCAGCGGGCCGATGGCCGTATTCCACAGCACCATCGCTCCACGGCCCCCCGCGTTCAGCATCCCCACACGGCTGCCATCGATGTTGCAGTTCTCCATCAGCGTCTCATAAAGCGACACATTGGCCGCCACCGCCGACGGCCTTCCCCAGTGGTCCCCCGTCAGGTCGGACCCCGCCACCGCGTAACCCTGCCCCACCAGAAAATCAATAAGCGGTCTGTGATAAGCCGACTTCTCCCAATCGCTCTCCCTTTCCTTCACAAAATTCCCCAACCCACGACACCGAATGAGGCACGGCACAGCATTCCCAGCAGCCTCCGAAGCCCGATAGTCCTTTGGCGTTCGAAGAAAACACCACTCGCCTCCAGCCTTAAAGTAGACCGTCTGCTCGCCGTCCTTTAGCTTTGGCAACTTACTATCCATAGCCCCTCAATGTAGTAAATAATTATCTTAGGGAGCATCTACGCTTAGATCTCGGCATATTTTCCGCGCTAGTCGTTCCGCTATTTCAGTGTGCCCAGGAATAGCAGACGTTCGCTGGTTTTTAGGATTAAAATAAAGGCTGTGCTTTGCTCCTTCTCGGAGAAACACACAGCCTTGCGCTAGCAAATGTCTAATAAGTGCGCGCCGCTTCATTACTATTAGGAAATAACGATCTCCTCCCTGATTACCTCGCGCCCTTGTTCGGTTTTGTGCGCCAGCTCACGATTGGCAGCTAGCACCATGGCCACAGCCTCCTTGAGATTCTCCCGCGCTTCCTCCAAGGTGCGGCCTTGAGTATT
This genomic window contains:
- a CDS encoding acetamidase/formamidase family protein, which gives rise to MVKEIKINRKKSLAQEPKTGHNRWHPDIPPVVEADQGEEVVLETRDALDGQLNPKSTEKDFGNINAGYVHPLTGPVYVKGAEPGDLLEVDFVDIIPQPWAFTCIMPGLGFLRDVFTTPFMVHWKIADGFATSKQLPNVKIPGASFMGVSGVAPSLNQVKSWTKREADLIKRGGFVFPPDPGGSVPASGPAAKDGLRTLPPRENGGNFDVKQLSKGSKLYLPVAVDGALFSTGDGHFAQGDGEVCVTAVEMAATCAVKFKVYKGEAKAKNIQWPRFSRRSYFVDAKFAAPQRFIATMGMPIKPDGSNQGEDVTLAARNAVLNMIDLLQERGYSKEQAYCICSVAADLRISNVVDVPNYTVSALLSEDIFTK
- the dinB gene encoding DNA polymerase IV, with translation MEQPRVFHMDLDAFFVAVERAHDPSLVGKAVVVGGEANSRGVVTCASYEARPYGLRAGMPLTQAYKLCPHAIYLVGRYERYSEVSDKFLKMLGEYSPFIEPLGMDEAYMDMTGFERLYGPLVKVAREIKERVRKELKVVVSVGIGSSKITAKVASDRGKPDGLVEVLPGEDARFLAPLELEDLPGVGERTAQTLRVKLGVKTVGEVARLPETALRRTFGAWGDLLHRWANGIDHAPVQGPMAPKSIGRSTTFHKDTREVDFILATLRYLTERVGNELRKEQKKARRVSATVRFSDFETIGHQVTLKTPICHDQGLYEAAESIVLRTLKERKMMVRLVGVSVGELVEEALQGSLFRGEEERWLELSRAFDKAREKYGFPSLQTGRTFSLAEHYPEDRRGYILKTASLSR
- a CDS encoding amidohydrolase, whose protein sequence is MYQGYKIIDADAHFFEPIDIWDRYIDPEFYNRRPIVTEYDGRARMRYKEDGVLFTRSKIISGSKRYKTMEQKYGHAWRSWWSLESRLIDMDTFGWDIQVCLATNGFLGSLLSRKDLQYGASLVRGFNNWAHDFCSGAPDRVKFVAALPGGDPGESAKEARRAVDQLGAVSVVIETAAPGRMWHQPDYDPLWQAAIDLDFPISIHGNQSMSGEPASFARYDSMGGPFIALHHAINFSVEDMIAMGHFMLSGILDRYPTLRLSFLEGNAGWVPFWLNRLEKCVEGRQAVTFDAEPLKASPFEYFHRQCFIAADADEPTLKSTVEHIGDEAVVFNTDYPHADAPNPSEPVPQMIAQPLPDSSKRKIFWDNSIRLYGPRLLNGKK
- a CDS encoding type II toxin-antitoxin system HicA family toxin, coding for MKRRALIRHLLAQGCVFLREGAKHSLYFNPKNQRTSAIPGHTEIAERLARKICRDLSVDAP
- a CDS encoding type II toxin-antitoxin system HicB family antitoxin, producing MTMTFSAVYERDGDWWIGWVEELPGANTQGRTLEEARENLKEAVAMVLAANRELAHKTEQGREVIREEIVIS